The following proteins come from a genomic window of Xiphophorus couchianus chromosome 19, X_couchianus-1.0, whole genome shotgun sequence:
- the disp2 gene encoding protein dispatched homolog 2 encodes MEARSMIGESADATVVDDCPTEEKEIQQTAQSYIPVVSLCPPDGSVEAQLTVIPFAEELCDSCSSLGKPSSSFQLYHQVPQPLQTGACHSPCHHKCPHCSRHGPVKARCCHSNAACPHADGGLVVKPGHSCGSAQQASCHGSASCHWLHGSNETRTKPKQRHVVSVRTRGLYFIIRKYSQLLVDRPLLVLLVCAILLLGLSLAGLFIGSLPDFSDPLLGFQPRGTYIGVRLSSLSKLQQETGPGKTLSAEPQQLSKSFAKAGAVSRDSNGSQLVSRGRRIKRMLAADFSLDTFLCDAPGEQYAQLVFRSENSASLWSQKAIHAMCEMEQSRIRSQAQFQDLCQQPETVEAEGTLRSGCCPSWSLGNYLAVLSNASCCLSLTSQQVSESLNLLRKCAPSYHRGDLTAACAERPMHGGCSSVPSRCKQSRIVFQILHFLVDKDFLGPQTVEYQIPTLKYSLLFLPVQKGEHMMEIYMNSLEGRDLTYNNTTITGIDFGIKKTLFRYYLVRDSVFPVLAVLSLLFTMVLYLQSFFIVALSVLAIIASLLTSYFFYKVAFHLTFFPLVNLAAALILLGSCSNQVFIFTDFWNLQLTQNPSASLEKRVNRALQEIGYIILASGLTSSAAFFSGYLSSITAIRCFSIYLGTASLISCLLALVWVPCSFILLERSRKAPSASVVVQTWKPHCSKNLGGFWETSSRKRCIFSMVQKLRELKRGLSDTSNLLFLKILPCGVVKFRYIWVCWFAVLAAGGTYMSCVDPGMRLPTLDNWVAQLFRSSHPFERYDAEYRHMFMFERQRNGEDKPITVLLVWGIKPTDNGDHFDPQSNGSLVFDPYFNMSRPDAQVWLRDLCGRVQNQSFYSAPTPENKDVVTDNVCLVEQLVRWVSVRQCSGTTDALHLCCSNIPFPFPPSVFESCLNMMLAEKHAESHAPRSGGLYFLPNGTAAALVLEFQTTYLYSFNFSRTRGFYREILTWFNKEMSGAPQGLENGWFISQLSLFDLQQSLSSETLVVAGFSVALTFILLLLTTWNIPLSVYATVAVGGSVFVTVGLLVLLEWQLSGVEALLISSAAGLSVDFVANFSISYSLAPHSDKIGKVAHSTKKMGCPVAIVSGAFFFMGIVMLPATALHFRKIGIFLFLVKCVACGFATFFFQSLCCFCGPQRNCGRIMLPCCLEDTDGVLTSCSEPGPSPAANGAFGRSRGRRSYDKEASGYLYPDHQRQHRHKQTGGGGGLHKGAEQYELQPLAYRLSDSFENSTCTSKLSNQPSVLSDEIEFCGVEVSKKDLDPAQPALQTSSPYRENTLRQAGQVQEDVATGNLLCKTCRGQSVVGKQWSNTSYSSSSSIEETIISHTMETTDQQSFWKDENTTKEGHNQHFQSQSSCEGLEDSCETCLTDIEAGSSNPQQADGETAAQLQPGHLNGKRDMLRLSLKETVYETKDRSSRSEEVVILPNSRPDLPDVWIKRDGQREDAC; translated from the exons ATGGAGGCTCGCTCGATGATTGGAGAAAGTGCTGATGCGACAGTGGTGGATGATTGTCCGACTGAAGAGAAGGAAATTCAGCAGACTGCCCAGAG TTACATCCCGGTGGTTTCTCTGTGCCCCCCCGACGGCTCCGTTGAGGCCCAACTGACTGTCATCCCCTTTGCAGAGGAGCTGTGTgacagctgcagcagcctggGCAAACCCTCCTCCTCGTTCCAGCTCTACCATCAG GTCCCGCAGCCTCTTCAGACTGGAGCCTGCCATTCGCCGTGCCACCATAAATGCCCCCACTGCAGCCGTCACGGACCAGTCAAAGCCCGCTGCTGCCACTCAAACGCAGCGTGTCCTCATGCGGACGGAGGGCTGGTGGTGAAACCCGGACACAGCTGTGGTTCTGCCCAGCAGGCGTCCTGCCACGGGTCGGCCAGCTGCCACTGGCTGCACGGGTCGAATgagaccagaaccaaacctaAGCAGCGCCATGTGGTGTCAGTAAG GACTAGAGGACTTTACTTCATCATTAGAAA gtaTTCCCAGCTGTTGGTGGACCGACCGTTACTGGTGCTGCTGGTTTGTGCCATCCTGCTGCTGGGATTGTCACTGGCTGGACTCTTCATTGGGTCTCTGCCAGACTTCTCTGATCCGCTCCTG GGTTTCCAGCCGCGGGGAACGTACATCGGAGTTCGGCTGTCCAGCTTGTCcaagctgcagcaggaaaccGGCCCGGGAAAAACTCTTTCTGCTGAGCCACAGCAGCTCAGCAAAAG CTTTGCCAAGGCCGGCGCTGTCAGCAGAGACAGTAATGGCAGTCAGCTCGTCTCCAGAGGTCGTCGCATTAAGAGGATGCTGGCTGCTGACTTTTCTCTGGACACTTTCCTCTGTGATGCTCCAG GCGAGCAATACGCCCAGCTGGTGTTTCGATCCGAAAACTCAGCCAGTCTCTGGAGCCAGAAGGCCATCCACGCCATGTGTGAGATGGAGCAATCCAGG ATTCGGTCCCAGGCTCAGTTCCAGGACCTGTGCCAGCAGCCTGAGACCGTGGAAGCGGAGGGAACGCTGAGAAGCGGCTGCTGTCCAAGCTGGTCTTTGGGGAATTACTTGGCGGTTCTCTCCAATGCCtcctgctgcctcagccttacctCACAACAG GTCTCAGAGTCTTTGAATCTTCTCCGGAAATGTGCTCCATCCTACCACCGGGGAGATCTGACCGCGGCCTGTGCAGAGAGACCCATGCATGGCGGCTGCTCCTCCGTTCCCTCCCGCTGTAAACAATCCCGCATTGTGTTCCAGATCCTGCACTTCCTCGTTGACAAAGACTTTCTCGGCCCTCAGACCGTTGAATACCAAATACCGACGCTTAAGTACAGCCTTCTGTTCTTACCCGTCCAGAAAGGAGAGCACATGATGGAGATCTACATGAACAGCCTTGAAGGAAGAGATCTGACGTACAATAACACAACCATAACCGGGATAGACTTTGGTATCAAGAAGACGCTGTTCAGATATTACTTGGTGAGAGATTCGGTGTTCCCGGTCCTCGCTGTTTTATCCCTCTTGTTCACCATGGTTTTATATCTCCAGTCCTTCTTCATTGTAGCATTATCTGTTCTAGCAATCATAGCCTCACTCCTGACCTCGTATTTCTTCTACAAAGTAGCTTTTCACCTGACTTTCTTCCCCTTGGTCAACCTGGCAGCAGCTCTGATTCTCTTAGGAAGTTGCTCCAATCAGGTTTTTATCTTTACAGATTTCTGGAATCTGCAGCTAACGCAAAACCCTTCAGCCTCCCTGGAGAAGAGAGTAAACAGAGCCTTACAGGAAATAGGCTACATTATCTTAGCTTCAGGCTTGACCTCCAGTGCAGCTTTTTTCTCCGGTTATCTAAGCAGCATCACAGCAATTAGATGTTTCTCTATTTATCTGGGGACTGCTTCCTTAATCAGCTGTCTGCTGGCGTTAGTGTGGGTACCGTGCTCTTTCATCTTGCTTGAGCGATCCAGGAAGGCACCCTCTGCATCTGTGGTGGTGCAAACGTGGAAGCCCCACTGCTCCAAAAACCTGGGTGGCTTCTGGGAAACGAGTTCCCGTAAGAGGTGCATCTTCAGCATGGTGCAGAAGCTGAGAGAACTGAAAAGAGGCCTGTCAGACACCTCAAACCTGCTGTTTCTGAAAATCCTACCCTGTGGGGTTGTGAAGTTTCGCTACATCTGGGTATGCTGGTTTGCAGTTCTTGCTGCCGGGGGCACGTACATGTCCTGCGTTGACCCGGGCATGAGGTTACCCACTCTGGACAACTGGGTTGCCCAGCTGTTCCGCTCCAGCCACCCTTTTGAGAGGTACGATGCAGAGTACCGccacatgtttatgtttgagaGGCAGAGGAATGGAGAGGACAAACCCATCACTGTTCTGCTCGTTTGGGGCATCAAACCGACTGATAATGGAGATCACTTTGACCCACAGAGTAACGGCTCCCTGGTTTTTGACCCTTACTTTAACATGAGCAGACCGGACGCTCAGGTCTGGCTGAGAGATCTGTGTGGAAGGGTTCAGAACCAAAGCTTTTACTCTGCTCCAACCCCAGAAAATAAAGATGTCGTGACGGATAACGTCTGCCTTGTGGAGCAGCTGGTGCGCTGGGTATCTGTCAGGCAGTGCTCAGGAACCACTGATGCCCTTCATCTCTGCTGTAGCAACATCCCCTTCCCTTTCCCTCCCAGCGTCTTTGAAAGCTGCCTGAATATGATGCTGGCAGAGAAACACGCTGAGAGCCATGCGCCTCGTAGTGGAGGCCTGTACTTCCTGCCAAACGGCACGGCAGCTGCCCTCGTCCTGGAGTTCCAGACTACCTACCTCTACAGCTTCAACTTTAGCAGAACTCGTGGTTTTTACAGGGAAATCCTGACATGGTTCAACAAAGAAATGTCAGGAGCCCCACAAGGGCTGGAGAACGGCTGGTTCATCAGCCAGTTGTCTCTGTTCGATCTACAACAGTCTCTAAGTTCTGAGACTCTGGTGGTCGCTGGGTTCTCTGTAGCTCTCACGTTTATTCTGCTGCTGCTAACCACCTGGAATATCCCACTTAGTGTATATGCAACTGTTGCTGTAGGAGGAAGTGTGTTCGTCACTGTTGGACTCCTCGTCCTGCTAGAGTGGCAGCTGAGTGGCGTAGAGGCCCTGCTTATATCCTCCGCCGCAGGGCTTTCTGTTGACTTTGTAGCCAACTTTTCCATTTCCTACAGCTTAGCTCCTCATTCGGACAAGATAGGAAAAGTGGCACACTCTACTAAAAAAATGGGATGCCCTGTAGCAATAGTTTCCGGTGCATTTTTCTTCATGGGCATTGTCATGCTACCAGCCACTGccttacattttagaaaaatagggatttttctgtttctggtgaAATGTGTGGCGTGTGGATTTGCAACCTTCTTTTTTCAGTCCCTGTGCTGCTTTTGCGGGCCACAGAGAAACTGCGGAAGAATCATGCTGCCGTGTTGCTTGGAGGACACAGACGGCGTGCTGACCTCCTGCTCCGAGCCTGGCCCTTCGCCTGCTGCCAACGGGGCTTTTGGCAGATCTAGAGGGAGGCGGAGTTATGACAAAGAGGCAAGTGGTTACCTCTACCCTGACCACCAGCGTCAGCACAGACACAAGCAGactggaggaggaggtggtttGCACAAGGGCGCAGAGCAATACGAGCTGCAGCCTCTGGCCTATCGCCTCAGCGACAGCTTTGAAAACAGCACCTGTACCAGCAAGCTGTCCAACCAGCCCTCGGTGCTCTCAGATGAAATTGAGTTTTGTGGGGTAGAGGTGAGCAAGAAGGATTTGGATCCAGCCCAACCAGCCCTTCAAACCTCATCCCCTTATAGAGAAAATACTCTCCGCCAAGCAGGCCAGGTGCAAGAAGATGTAGCTACTGGAAATCTGCTGTGCAAAACCTGCAGGGGTCAATCAGTTGTGGGGAAGCAATGGAGCAATACGTCTTACTCCTCATCATCGAGCATAGAGGAAACCATCATCAGCCACACAATGGAGACCACAGACCAGCAGTCGTTCTGGAAGGATGAAAATACCACAAAGGAGGGTCACAATCAGCACTTCCAGTCTCAGAGCTCCTGCGAAGGACTGGAGGACTCCTGCGAAACATGTCTGACTGACATTGAGGCGGGGTCTTCAAACCCACAACAGGCGGATGGAGAGACGGCGGCTCAGCTGCAACCAGGACACCTCAACGGCAAGAGAGACATGCTGAGGCTCTCGCTGAAGGAAACGGTTTACGAGACGAAGGACCGCAGCAGCCGGAGTGAAGAAGTGGTCATTTTACCTAACAGCAGGCCAGACCTACCAGACGTCTGGATAAAGCGAGACGGACAGCGGGAGGATGCATGTTGA